The DNA region GGGGGGGGGGGGTAGCATCTTGGTAGCTCAAGGAACATAGATACTTCTCATGAGTTTGAGTGTAGCCAGCAACCCACCTCCTCCTCGGTGTTGCTGGCTTTTTTATGGCCATGAGGATCGTGGTCGTGTACTGCAGTTTTTGAAGTAGCTCACCTTTTTCATAAATTAGGTGTCTGTCTCTCCGCTCTCGTAGCGCAGACCGAGGAGGAGGTGGCTGGCTAGTCATCAACCGAAGAGACAGACAAAACTTTCATAAAAAAGCCACAGATCACCTGAGTGTCTGTGGCAATAGCTATAACCACCAAAGGAGGAGTATGTAGGTTATAGATAGATTGGAGTGTCTCTAGTCACTCGACAATCTGTGTACTATATTAGCTAATTCTTATTAAGTTGTCAACCGAAAGTTTGCAAAAAGCGGAAAATATCAATTATTCGTTATCGGTTATCCAGGAATCAAGACGTTGTCCCGTCACTCCGTTGCTGTCTGGACCCATCAGGTATAGATAGGCTCCCATTAGCTCCTCTGGTTTTGGGTTATTGTTTGGGTTCTCACCGGGAAATGCCTTGGCCCTCATTACGGTTCTGGCAACTCCGGGATCAATGGTGTTTACTCTGATCTCGTCCTGTTCCAGCTCATCAGCAAGGATCTGACTCATCCCCTCGTTGGCAAATTTTGATGCTGCGTATGCTCCCCAATATGCGCGACCAGTTTTTCCCACCCCGGAGCTGGTGAATATTATGGATGCATCATTGGACTCTCTGAGTAGCGGTAATGAGTGTTTGGTCAGAAGAAATTCTGCCGTAACATTAACCTGAAATACTCTCTCCCACTGTTTGAGGGTGAAGTGTTCGATAGGGCTGAGGTCACCAAGGTGGGCAGCGTTATGGAGTAGTCCATCAAGTTTGCCAATCTCCTGGCCAATACCTCTGGCAAGTCCTTTGAAGTCGTCCTCTGTGGCCTGGGCAAAGTCAATCTGAAAGATGTATGGCTGTGGGTCTCCCGCCGATACAATGGCGTCATAGGTATCTTCCAGGCGAAACAGGGTGCGTCCTACAAGCAGGACAGTTGCACCATGGGCGGCAAACGTTTCTGCAGCAGCGCGACCAATACCATCTCCTGCTCCGGTAACAAGAATGGTGCGGCCATCCAGCAGGTCAGGTTTTGGGGTGTAGTTCTTGTCCATAATGGCGCGTTATTCTACC from Candidatus Thiopontia autotrophica includes:
- a CDS encoding YciK family oxidoreductase, whose protein sequence is MDKNYTPKPDLLDGRTILVTGAGDGIGRAAAETFAAHGATVLLVGRTLFRLEDTYDAIVSAGDPQPYIFQIDFAQATEDDFKGLARGIGQEIGKLDGLLHNAAHLGDLSPIEHFTLKQWERVFQVNVTAEFLLTKHSLPLLRESNDASIIFTSSGVGKTGRAYWGAYAASKFANEGMSQILADELEQDEIRVNTIDPGVARTVMRAKAFPGENPNNNPKPEELMGAYLYLMGPDSNGVTGQRLDSWITDNE